From a region of the Nothobranchius furzeri strain GRZ-AD chromosome 12, NfurGRZ-RIMD1, whole genome shotgun sequence genome:
- the sfxn3 gene encoding sideroflexin-3, giving the protein MSGELSLSINIKEPRWDQATFMGRAKHFFMVTDPRNVLLSPETLEEARVIVESYRAGTVKPGLTEDELWRAKYIYDSAFHPDTGEKMFVIGRMSAQVPMNMSITGCMLTFYRTTPAVVFWQWVNQSFNAVVNYTNRSGDAPITVNQLGAAYVSATTGAVVTALGLKSLASRLPPIVSRFVPFAAVAAANCINIPFMRQRELKYGIPVTDENGNRLGESVSAAQQAIVQVVVSRIGMAVPAMAIPPVIMNALEKKAFMKRFPVLNAPIQVGLVGLCLVFATPLCCALFPQKSSMSVSRLEADLQEKIRETSPHTTTVYFNKGL; this is encoded by the exons ATGTCTGGAGAGTTGTCCCTCAGCATAAACATTAAGGAGCCAAGATGGGACCAAGCTACATTCATGGGACGTGCCAAACACTTCTTCATGGTCACAGATCCCAGGAATGTGCTGCTGTCCCCAGAGACACTGGAGGAAGCCAGAGTTATTGTGGAGAGCTACAG AGCTGGGACTGTAAAGCCTGGCTTGACAGAGGATGAGCTCTGGAGAGCCAAGTACATTTACGATTCTGCCTTTCATCCCGACACGGGGGAGAAGATGTTTGTGATTGGCCGGATGTCTGCTCAGGTGCCGATGAACATGTCCATCACAGGCTGCATGCTCACCTTTTACAG GACCACTCCAGCTGTCGTCTTCTGGCAGTGGGTCAATCAGTCCTTCAACGCCGTGGTCAATTACACTAACCGCAGTGGAGATGCTCCCATCACCGTGAA CCAGCTGGGCGCAGCCTACGTCAGTGCTACGACAGGAGCTGTAGTCACTGCCTTGGGACTCAAGTCTTTAGCTTCG CGTCTTCCTCCAATTGTCAGCCGTTTTGTTCCCtttgctgctgttgctgctgctaacTGCATCAACATCCCCTTTATGAGGCAGAG GGAGTTAAAATATGGAATCCCTGTGACGGATGAGAATGGAAACAGGTTAGGAGAGTCTGTCAGTGCTGCCCAACAGGCCATTGTTCAGGTGGTGGTGTCAAGGATTGGCATGGCAGTGCCTGCAATGG CCATTCCTCCTGTTATAATGAATGCTCTGGAGAAAAAAGCTTTCATGAAG CGATTCCCAGTCCTAAATGCTCCCATCCAAGTTGGGTTAGTCGGTCTGTG CCTGGTGTTTGCAACTCCTCTGTGCTGCGCCCTGTTCCCCCAGAAAAG CTCGATGAGTGTGAGCAGGCTGGAAGCAGATCTGCAGGAGAAAATACGAGAGACGAGTCCTCACACCACCACCGTTTACTTCAATAAGGGCCTGTAG